From a single Onychomys torridus chromosome 9, mOncTor1.1, whole genome shotgun sequence genomic region:
- the Prss55 gene encoding serine protease 55 isoform X1 → MILPSILLLVAHTLGANVECGVRPVYDSRTRHSRIIGGQEAEVGEFPWQVSIQETTHHLCGGSIISEWWILTVAHCFYSEISPEGLTVIVGTNDLTTSPTELQVTSIIRHKNFQRYNMDNDIALLLLATPIKFNDLTVPICLPFQPTPSSWHECWVAGWGITNLVNKSSSKTDLMKAPMRITDWKECTKIFTKLTTNMLCAAYDNESYDACQGDSGGPLVCNTEPGNKWYQVGIISWGKSCGEKGIPGIYTVLSNYTLWIEKIAQIEGKPLEVKHLRGSGKKKTRGRSHSSKCQAPGYLKSWLLSCLLFCVLLRALSNWE, encoded by the exons ATGATCCTGCCCTCCATTCTGCTACTTGTTGCCCACACCCTGGGAGCAAATGTTG AATGTGGCGTGAGACCCGTGTATGACAGCAGAACCCGACACTCCAGGATCATAGGAgggcaggaggctgaggtgggtgaGTTTCCGTGGCAGGTGAGCATTCAAGAAACGACACATCATTTATGTGGTGGCTCCATTATCAGCGAGTGGTGGATCCTCACCGTGGCTCACTGCTTTTATTCTGAGATTTC CCCAGAAGGACTGACAGTCATAGTGGGAACCAATGACTTAACTACCTCACCCACGGAACTACAGGTCACCAGCATAATTCGCCACAAAAACTTTCAAAGATACAACATGGACAATGATATTGCCTTGTTGCTGCTGGCCACGCCCATCAAATTCAATGATCTGACAGTGCCCATCTGCCTGCCTTTCCAACCCACCCCTTCCAGCTGGCATGAATGTTGGGTGGCAGGATGGGGCATAACCAACTTAG tCAATAAATCATCTTCAAAAACTGACCTGATGAAGGCACCGATGCGTATTACAGACTGGAAGGAATGCACAAAGATATTTACGAAGCTGACCACAAACATGCTGTGTGCTGCATATGACAATGAGAGCTATGATGCCTGCCAG GGTGACAGTGGGGGACCACTTGTCTGCAACACAGAGCCTGGCAATAAGTGGTATCAGGTGGGCATCATCAGCTGGGGCAAGAGCTGTGGAGAAAAAGGCATTCCAGGAATATACACCGTGTTGTCAAACTATACCCTGTGGATTGAGAAAATAGCCCAGATAGAGGGGAAGCCCCTGGAGGTTAAGCATTTGAGGGGCTCTGGCAAGAAGAAAACCAGAGGTCGCAGCCATTCCTCCAAATGCCAAGCACCGGGCTACCTCAAAAGCTGGCTCCTGTCCTGCCTTCTGTTCTGTGTGCTACTCAGAGCCTTGTCCAACTGGGAATAA
- the Prss55 gene encoding serine protease 55 isoform X2, whose translation MLVRGLLSLWPELLTPAECGVRPVYDSRTRHSRIIGGQEAEVGEFPWQVSIQETTHHLCGGSIISEWWILTVAHCFYSEISPEGLTVIVGTNDLTTSPTELQVTSIIRHKNFQRYNMDNDIALLLLATPIKFNDLTVPICLPFQPTPSSWHECWVAGWGITNLVNKSSSKTDLMKAPMRITDWKECTKIFTKLTTNMLCAAYDNESYDACQGDSGGPLVCNTEPGNKWYQVGIISWGKSCGEKGIPGIYTVLSNYTLWIEKIAQIEGKPLEVKHLRGSGKKKTRGRSHSSKCQAPGYLKSWLLSCLLFCVLLRALSNWE comes from the exons ATGTTGGTACGTGGACTCCTCTCCCTCTGGCCAGAGCTGCT cACCCCTGCAGAATGTGGCGTGAGACCCGTGTATGACAGCAGAACCCGACACTCCAGGATCATAGGAgggcaggaggctgaggtgggtgaGTTTCCGTGGCAGGTGAGCATTCAAGAAACGACACATCATTTATGTGGTGGCTCCATTATCAGCGAGTGGTGGATCCTCACCGTGGCTCACTGCTTTTATTCTGAGATTTC CCCAGAAGGACTGACAGTCATAGTGGGAACCAATGACTTAACTACCTCACCCACGGAACTACAGGTCACCAGCATAATTCGCCACAAAAACTTTCAAAGATACAACATGGACAATGATATTGCCTTGTTGCTGCTGGCCACGCCCATCAAATTCAATGATCTGACAGTGCCCATCTGCCTGCCTTTCCAACCCACCCCTTCCAGCTGGCATGAATGTTGGGTGGCAGGATGGGGCATAACCAACTTAG tCAATAAATCATCTTCAAAAACTGACCTGATGAAGGCACCGATGCGTATTACAGACTGGAAGGAATGCACAAAGATATTTACGAAGCTGACCACAAACATGCTGTGTGCTGCATATGACAATGAGAGCTATGATGCCTGCCAG GGTGACAGTGGGGGACCACTTGTCTGCAACACAGAGCCTGGCAATAAGTGGTATCAGGTGGGCATCATCAGCTGGGGCAAGAGCTGTGGAGAAAAAGGCATTCCAGGAATATACACCGTGTTGTCAAACTATACCCTGTGGATTGAGAAAATAGCCCAGATAGAGGGGAAGCCCCTGGAGGTTAAGCATTTGAGGGGCTCTGGCAAGAAGAAAACCAGAGGTCGCAGCCATTCCTCCAAATGCCAAGCACCGGGCTACCTCAAAAGCTGGCTCCTGTCCTGCCTTCTGTTCTGTGTGCTACTCAGAGCCTTGTCCAACTGGGAATAA